In Candidatus Lokiarchaeota archaeon, the sequence CAACAGCCATCAGTTCAGTTGCAGTCCAAGTGCCAAGCTGTTTCCTAAAACTTCTGGCAATTCCTGCTAGAGCATGGGTGGTTGTGAGGATTTCAGCCCCGTTTTCTTCTATCTTTTCCCTATTTGAAGGCTTGAGCTCGTTCTTATTCGGTTCTGAGAAGCCGGTCATATGGGTGACCACAATAACATCACTATCTGAAAACAACTCAGCCGCTTTCGCACCAGTTGAACCTTCTGTTGTGGCTACTAGAACACGCTTGATTTGAGAATTTTCTCTAAGATAGCCTTTCACGATATCAAGCACTGTGTCCGTATGCTCAGATGACGCATGGTCAAAACAGTGTGTATTCTTAGACATACTCCTATCTTGAGCTGTCATTATATCAAGGTTACCTACTCTTCCTTTTCGTGGAAGATGAAGATTCCGCCTTGATACAACTTGATTAACCATTCGATTACCGTGAAGAAAAGCAGAATCAAGAAGAACCAAGGGAACATGATAGATGGGAACCTGTCAGAAACAACTACGCTGGCTAGAAAGACAACAAGAAAGACTACTACGAATCGCCCTATCATATAGAGCATTCTCTTTCGTTTGGCAGTCCAGACTGCGCTTTCAGGTAACTCTTTCCGGTATTCAGCAGCAATCTCCCTTGGGGATCCCAAATTGGCCAGTGTTTCCTCAAGGAGCATCATAGAGGATTCAGAAGGTCTCTTTTCAATTTTGTCCGAAAGCGCATCATTAATGTGCACTCTTAACTCATCTATCACTTCCCCTCTCTCTACCCCTTCTGGAAGGAGGTCTCTTACCCTATCAAGGTAATCATCAATTCGATCTTGTACTTCTCTACTCTCCATCTCTAAGCAACTCCAACTTCTCCATCATTTCTTCGAGGATTACTTCCATTGCCCGTAGAACCCTGTCTCCTTCGGCTGTGAGTACATACACCTTCCGTTTTGGACCTGCATCCGATTTTTCGGTGTGAACGTTGAGAAGACGCTCGTTCCTTAGTCTATGCAGAATTGGATATAACGTTCCGTCTTTGACTTCAAGGACGCCGCTGGTCTTTGCCTCGAGTTCCTTGGC encodes:
- a CDS encoding PadR family transcriptional regulator, yielding MNKTQSFEDSWKVEMRRGILQYAILAIVKNNQNGIHGYGIAKELEAKTSGVLEVKDGTLYPILHRLRNERLLNVHTEKSDAGPKRKVYVLTAEGDRVLRAMEVILEEMMEKLELLRDGE